From Xyrauchen texanus isolate HMW12.3.18 chromosome 9, RBS_HiC_50CHRs, whole genome shotgun sequence, the proteins below share one genomic window:
- the bokb gene encoding bcl-2-related ovarian killer protein homolog B isoform X2, which yields MIPSFPCTGGRGVDQEEIAPEGDELEYMRPYVYRNIAKQLNISVAVEAVVSEAFLSVATEILSMGITWGKVVAIYAVAAGLSVDCVRQGHPVMVHTIVDSLGEFVHRSLVPWLKKRGGWGDISKCVVNMDSSAHARAHWLSAAVLTWRQILKTMYIYLTK from the exons ATGATTCCAAGCTTTCCTTGCACTGGGGGGCGGGGTGTAGATCAAGAAGAAATTGCTCCTGAAG GTGATGAGCTGGAGTACATGCGGCCCTATGTGTATCGTAATATTGCAAAGCAGCTGAACATTAGTGTAGCAGTGGAGGCAGTGGTGTCGGAAGCATTTCTCTCTGTAGCAACAGAGATCCTATCCATGG GGATCACATGGGGGAAAGTGGTGGCTATTTACGCTGTAGCTGCTGGCCTGTCTGTGGACTGTGTGCGACAGGGCCATCCAGTCATGGTGCACACCATAGTGGACAGTCTGGGAGAGTTTGTGCATAGAAGCCTGGTGCCATGGCTCAAAAAGAGAGGAGGATGG GGGGACATTTCAAAATGTGTGGTGAACATGGACTCTAGTGCTCATGCTCGTGCTCATTGGTTATCAGCAGCTGTATTAACATGGAGGCAGATCTTAAAGACTATGTACATCTACTTGACGAAGTAG
- the bokb gene encoding bcl-2-related ovarian killer protein homolog B isoform X1: MRNSNTFRRSSVFAAEKELVSQSKELCRDFIHSRIIREGLSWSKVEPDLPAPHGTLEDVSSVLRKLGDELEYMRPYVYRNIAKQLNISVAVEAVVSEAFLSVATEILSMGITWGKVVAIYAVAAGLSVDCVRQGHPVMVHTIVDSLGEFVHRSLVPWLKKRGGWGDISKCVVNMDSSAHARAHWLSAAVLTWRQILKTMYIYLTK; encoded by the exons ATGCGAAACAGCAACACGTTTAGGCGTTCCTCGGTGTTCGCCGCGGAAAAAGAGCTCGTCTCCCAGTCAAAAGAGCTTTGTAGAGACTTCATTCACTCCAGAATTATAAGAGAAGGACTCAGCTGGTCAAAAGTTGAACCGGATCTGCCTGCGCCACACGGAACTCTTGAAGATGTATCTTCGGTTCTTCGTAAATTAG GTGATGAGCTGGAGTACATGCGGCCCTATGTGTATCGTAATATTGCAAAGCAGCTGAACATTAGTGTAGCAGTGGAGGCAGTGGTGTCGGAAGCATTTCTCTCTGTAGCAACAGAGATCCTATCCATGG GGATCACATGGGGGAAAGTGGTGGCTATTTACGCTGTAGCTGCTGGCCTGTCTGTGGACTGTGTGCGACAGGGCCATCCAGTCATGGTGCACACCATAGTGGACAGTCTGGGAGAGTTTGTGCATAGAAGCCTGGTGCCATGGCTCAAAAAGAGAGGAGGATGG GGGGACATTTCAAAATGTGTGGTGAACATGGACTCTAGTGCTCATGCTCGTGCTCATTGGTTATCAGCAGCTGTATTAACATGGAGGCAGATCTTAAAGACTATGTACATCTACTTGACGAAGTAG
- the bokb gene encoding bcl-2-related ovarian killer protein homolog B isoform X3: MIPSFPCTGGRGVDQEEIAPEGDELEYMRPYVYRNIAKQLNISVAVEAVVSEAFLSVATEILSMAAGLSVDCVRQGHPVMVHTIVDSLGEFVHRSLVPWLKKRGGWGDISKCVVNMDSSAHARAHWLSAAVLTWRQILKTMYIYLTK; encoded by the exons ATGATTCCAAGCTTTCCTTGCACTGGGGGGCGGGGTGTAGATCAAGAAGAAATTGCTCCTGAAG GTGATGAGCTGGAGTACATGCGGCCCTATGTGTATCGTAATATTGCAAAGCAGCTGAACATTAGTGTAGCAGTGGAGGCAGTGGTGTCGGAAGCATTTCTCTCTGTAGCAACAGAGATCCTATCCATGG CTGCTGGCCTGTCTGTGGACTGTGTGCGACAGGGCCATCCAGTCATGGTGCACACCATAGTGGACAGTCTGGGAGAGTTTGTGCATAGAAGCCTGGTGCCATGGCTCAAAAAGAGAGGAGGATGG GGGGACATTTCAAAATGTGTGGTGAACATGGACTCTAGTGCTCATGCTCGTGCTCATTGGTTATCAGCAGCTGTATTAACATGGAGGCAGATCTTAAAGACTATGTACATCTACTTGACGAAGTAG